One Danio rerio strain Tuebingen ecotype United States chromosome 9, GRCz12tu, whole genome shotgun sequence genomic region harbors:
- the phf11 gene encoding PHD finger protein 11 isoform X14 has translation MAPEVSAPEESMTVNQPNHSTPLPENTRSCEKLNLSTTGAAADDEDDETDIESEESQSVLTYETDPVPCIVILDSGPSLESEISLESCSSRNPSPAHEFVTVPKQEKITPTDRTSPAQTVTPQVPAPNQKRVSDGPSVSPQHPSPTAGLRISAVCTLAQSAIKKEQLSDPPAEVSTSDSQSTVPNCQTRAAKFWTRCNQAGWSEGIFSELMSLLHSLGQRVQSGQASYQDYELAFEALKGSGQLPSIIAQIEKDLEKQEQDLQMKKAALCDAKAALAD, from the exons CATTCCACTCCTCTGCCTGAAAATACGAG GTCCTGTGAAAAGCTCAACCTATCAACCACAG gtgctgctgctgatgatgaggatgatgaaactgacattgaatca gaaGAGTCTCAGAGTGTGTTAACATATGAAACGGACCCTGTGCCATGTATTGTTATTTTAGATTCGGGACCCTCATTGGAATCAG AGATCAGTCTAGAATCTTGTTCTTCGAGAAATCCTAGTCCAGCACATGAGTTCGTCACTGTCCCTAAACAGGAGAAAATAACACCCACAGATAGAACCTCTCCAGCTCAAACTGTCACACCACAAGTACCTGCGCCAAACCAGAAGCGTGTGAGCGATGGTCCATCAGTGTCACCACAGCATCCAAGCCCCACAGCAGGCTTAAGAATATCTGCAGTATGCACACTAGCACAATCTGCCATCAAAAAAGAGCAGCTGTCAGATCCTCCAGCAGAAGTAAGCACTAGTGATTCACAAAGCACTGTGCCGAACTGCCAGACCCGAGCTGCCAAATTCTGGACGAGATGCAATCAGGCCGGGTGGAGTGAAGGAATCTTCTCAGAGCTCATGTCTCTGCTGCATAGCCTGGGACAAAGAGTGCAGTCGGGGCAAGCCAGTTACCAGG ACTATGAACTTGCTTTCGAAGCACTGAAGGGATCTGGACAACTGCCTTCTATCATTGCTCAGATAGAAAAAG ATTTAGAGAAGCAGGAACAGGATTTACAGATGAAAAAAGCAGCACTGTGTGATGCCAAAGCTGCACTGGCTGATTAA
- the phf11 gene encoding PHD finger protein 11 isoform X13, whose protein sequence is MAPEVSAPEESMTVNQPNHSTPLPENTRSCEKLNLSTTGAAADDEDDETDIESVSLSVLNKTHLRHIEESQSVLTYETDPVPCIVILDSGPSLESEISLESCSSRNPSPAHEFVTVPKQEKITPTDRTSPAQTVTPQVPAPNQKRVSDGPSVSPQHPSPTAGLRISAVCTLAQSAIKKEQLSDPPAEVSTSDSQSTVPNCQTRAAKFWTRCNQAGWSEGIFSELMSLLHSLGQRVQSGQASYQDYELAFEALKGSGQLPSIIAQIEKDLEKQEQDLQMKKAALCDAKAALAD, encoded by the exons CATTCCACTCCTCTGCCTGAAAATACGAG GTCCTGTGAAAAGCTCAACCTATCAACCACAG gtgctgctgctgatgatgaggatgatgaaactgacattgaatcagtgagtctatCTGTGCTGAACAAAACACACTTACGTCACATT gaaGAGTCTCAGAGTGTGTTAACATATGAAACGGACCCTGTGCCATGTATTGTTATTTTAGATTCGGGACCCTCATTGGAATCAG AGATCAGTCTAGAATCTTGTTCTTCGAGAAATCCTAGTCCAGCACATGAGTTCGTCACTGTCCCTAAACAGGAGAAAATAACACCCACAGATAGAACCTCTCCAGCTCAAACTGTCACACCACAAGTACCTGCGCCAAACCAGAAGCGTGTGAGCGATGGTCCATCAGTGTCACCACAGCATCCAAGCCCCACAGCAGGCTTAAGAATATCTGCAGTATGCACACTAGCACAATCTGCCATCAAAAAAGAGCAGCTGTCAGATCCTCCAGCAGAAGTAAGCACTAGTGATTCACAAAGCACTGTGCCGAACTGCCAGACCCGAGCTGCCAAATTCTGGACGAGATGCAATCAGGCCGGGTGGAGTGAAGGAATCTTCTCAGAGCTCATGTCTCTGCTGCATAGCCTGGGACAAAGAGTGCAGTCGGGGCAAGCCAGTTACCAGG ACTATGAACTTGCTTTCGAAGCACTGAAGGGATCTGGACAACTGCCTTCTATCATTGCTCAGATAGAAAAAG ATTTAGAGAAGCAGGAACAGGATTTACAGATGAAAAAAGCAGCACTGTGTGATGCCAAAGCTGCACTGGCTGATTAA
- the spryd7b gene encoding SPRY domain-containing protein 7b has product MAAVFTCCLGCCGDGGPGHAPLKEMPTVQLDTHHMGTDVVIVKSGRRICGTGACLANAPLHQNKSYFEFKIQSTGVWGFGVATQKVNLNQVPLGQDSHSLVLRHDGSIYHNNEEKNRLPANSLPQEGDIVGLTYDHVELNLSLNGKNMHCPASGIRGTVYPIVYVDDSAIIDCQFSDFYHTPPEGFEKILFEQQIF; this is encoded by the exons ATGGCCGCAGTGTTTACGTGTTGTTTGGGCTGCTGCGGGGACGGTGGACCGGGTCATGCGCCCCTCAAAGAAATGCCCACCGTTCAGCTAGACACGCATCACATGG GGACGGATGTGGTCATCGTGAAAAGCGGGAGGCGGATCTGTGGAACTGGAGCCTGTCTCGCCAACGCCCCTCTCCACCAGAACAAGAGCTATTTTGAATTCAAGATCCAGTCCACGG GTGTTTGGGGGTTTGGTGTGGCCACGCAGAAGGTAAATTTGAACCAGGTTCCACTGGGTCAAGACAGCCACAGTTTGGTTCTCAGACATGATGGCTCCATCTACCACAACAATGAGGAGAAGAACAGATTACCGGCCAACAGCCTGCCTCAGGAGGGGGATATAGTG gGCCTGACCTATGATCATGTGGAACTGAATCTGTCCTTaaatgggaagaacatgcacTGTCCGGCCTCAGGTATTCGGGGAACTGTATACCCCATAGTTTATG TGGATGACAGTGCCATCATAGACTGCCAGTTCAGCGATTTCTACCACACTCCACCTGAAGGCTTTGAGAAGATCCTGTTTGAACAGCAGATCTTTTAA
- the trim13 gene encoding tripartite motif-containing 13, whose protein sequence is MELLEEDLTCPICCCLFEDPRVLPCSHSFCKKCLEGILDGNRSPTWRPPFKCPTCRKETVHNGIASLQVNYSLRGIVEKYNRIRVMPRMSQCRVHSGQPLNIFCATDLKLICGFCATTGDHKGHKFCALEEAYEREKLAFEELFRVVEGWKGAEVHSCLESLESAKKKALERVSRDADRVSEYFDKLLRTLEHKRSEILSDLETLKLAVMQTFDPEINRLRSALEEQRRALNIAESFRSLSDPLTFLQQMQDFREKLRVIQGTPLPSRTDMDVSLSALQSFDVKEWDRVRLGQVDKLCAPYESSAYLSSLPPAAAPRFTRVMWRVVLVVCACLPALNFLPSDCLALSFQDKVVALGGFSLPSPGEIVRWLGFCWKEAASICTLLTELCRNCMLDLINTTSDFIS, encoded by the coding sequence ATGGAGCTTTTGGAGGAGGACCTCACGTGCCCAATCTGCTGCTGTCTGTTCGAGGACCCGCGCGTTCTGCCCTGCTCTCACAGCTTCTGCAAGAAGTGTCTGGAGGGTATCCTGGACGGTAACCGGAGCCCTACATGGAGACCACCGTTCAAATGTCCGACCTGTCGAAAGGAGACCGTCCACAACGGCATCGCGAGCCTGCAAGTCAATTATTCCCTACGCGGCATCGTGGAGAAGTACAACAGGATTCGAGTGATGCCGAGGATGTCTCAGTGCAGAGTTCACAGCGGGCAGCCGCTCAACATCTTCTGCGCTACAGATCTGAAGCTCATCTGTGGCTTTTGCGCCACGACAGGTGATCATAAAGGACACAAGTTTTGCGCACTGGAGGAGGCGTACGAACGGGAGAAGCTCGCGTTTGAGGAGTTGTTTCGCGTCGTGGAGGGCTGGAAGGGCGCGGAAGTTCATTCGTGCCTGGAATCGTTAGAGAGTGCAAAGAAGAAAGCGCTGGAGAGGGTCTCGCGGGACGCGGATCGAGTCTCCGAATACTTTGACAAACTTCTGCGCACGCTGGAGCACAAACGGAGCGAAATCCTTTCGGATTTGGAAACTTTGAAGCTGGCAGTCATGCAGACCTTTGACCCCGAGATCAACCGGCTGCGCTCAGCGCTCGAGGAGCAGCGGCGCGCGCTCAACATCGCCGAATCTTTCCGTTCGCTCTCGGATCCGCTCACTTTCCTCCAGCAGATGCAGGACTTCAGAGAAAAGTTGCGCGTCATTCAAGGAACACCACTGCCGTCACGCACTGACATGGATGTGAGTTTGTCTGCCCTGCAGAGCTTTGATGTGAAGGAATGGGACCGGGTTCGCCTTGGACAGGTAGACAAACTTTGCGCCCCCTACGAGAGCAGCGCGTACCTGTCATCTCTGCCCCCGGCTGCCGCTCCGCGGTTCACCCGTGTGATGTGGAGAGTTGTTCTGGTTGTGTGTGCGTGTCTACCCGCGCTAAACTTTCTTCCGTCGGACTGTCTCGCTCTGAGCTTCCAGGATAAAGTGGTTGCACTCGGCGGGTTTTCTTTGCCCAGTCCCGGAGAGATTGTGCGCTGGCTCGGGTTCTGCTGGAAAGAAGCGGCCTCGATTTGCACACTACTGACCGAGCTGTGTCGGAACTGTATGTTGGACCTGATAAACACAACATCAGATTTCATCAGCTGA